CCCGCACCGGCGGCGCCGGCGATCTTCAGCAGGTTGCGGCGGTTCAGGTTCATCGCGTTTTTCTCCTTGTCCCTACGCGGTGCGGACCCGGTTCTGGTGGGCCACTGCGAGGAGCGTCAGGAGGGCGAGGACGGCGAGCGGAACGGTGGCGATCATGACGGGACCTCCCTCCCGGAAGCGGCCTCACGGCTCGCCTCCGTGTCATCGACGTTGCTGGTGGCGCCGGCGGCGAGCCTCTGGACCATCTCGCGGTACATCGCGCACTCCGTGTGGGAGACGGCGAGGCACGGACCCTGGGACACGAGCTGGTCGCGCGGGACCATTTTTTTCGTCGGGCAGGCGTCGCAATAGAGCATCACGACTTGCTTCAACCAGGGGCAGGCGGTCGTGGTGTCGTTCAACATGGCGACCAGTGGGTTGCACGGATCGCGCCACGTTTCGATCCGGGGCCCGCGCGGCCCGCAACACGCTCGGCCGCAGCGAGTTGCCCCGAAAAAACGAAAGAACGCGCGGGAGGACCGCGCGTTCGCTTTCTCAACGGGGCGTTGTAAGTCTCATCAGGCGGGTGTTGCGGGCTCGAACTCTCCGTCCTCGGCGCGCTTGAGCCCGTACTTGCGAATTTTGGCGTAGAGCGTCACGCGGTCGATGTCGAGGATGCGCGCGGCCTGCGTCACGTTTCCGCCGCTCTGTCTGAGGACGCTTCCGATGTACTGGCGCTCGATCTCCTCGAGGGACGCCGGGTGCTCGGGCGTCGCCCCGGAGGCCGAGCCCTCCTGGAGATTGAGGCCGAGGTGGCGGGCCTCGAGGACCGGCCCCTCCGAGACGACGATCGCCCGCTCGAGGACGTTGCGCAGCTCGCGGACGTTCCCGGGCCACGTGTGGGCGAGGAGGATCGCCATCGCCTCGGGCGAGACGCGCTCCACAGGGCGCTTGAGCTCCGAGGAGAGCTGCTCGAGAAGCCGGTCGACGAGGAGCGGGATGTCCTCCTTGCGGTCGCGCAGCGGGATCAGCGTGATCGTGATGACGTTCAGCCGGTAGAAGAGGTCCTGCCGGAACCGGCCTTCCTCGACCGCGCGCCGGAGGTCCCGGTTCGTCGCCGCGATGATGCGCACGTCGACGGCGAGCGACTCCGTGCCGCCCACGCGCGTGACCCGCCGCTCCTCGAGGACGCGCAGGAGGTCGAGCTGGAGCTTCGGGCTGATGTCGCCGATCTCGTCGAGGAAGAGCGTGCCGCCGCTCGCGGCCTCGAACTTCCCTTCCCGCCGGGCGTTCGCGCCCGTGAACGCGCCCTTCTCGTACCCGAAGAGCTCGGACTCGAGGAGCGTCTCCGTGAGGGCCGCGCAGGACATCGCGACGAACGGCTTGCCGTTGCGCGGGCTCTCGGCGTGGATCGCGCGGGCGAGGAGCTCCTTGCCGGTGCCGCTCTCGCCGAGGACGAGCACCGTCGACGCGCTGCGCGCGGCCGTCTTGGCGAGCTCGAGCGTCGCGAGGAGCGCCGGGCTCTTCGTGACGAGGTCGTGGAAGCGGTACTCCTTCTTGAGGGCCTTCCGGAGGATCACGTTCTCCCGCACGAGGGCCTGCTGCGCGACGATCTTCTCGACGACGAGGCTGACCTCCTCGGGGTCGAACGGCTTGACGACGTAGTCGAACGCGCCCGCCTTCATCGCGTTGACGGCCGTGTCGACGGTGGCGTACGCCGTCATGATGAGGACGGCCGTGTCGCTCCAGCGCTCCTTGACGCGCTTCAGGACCTCGAGCCCGTCGATCCCGGGCATCTTGAGATCCACGAGGAGGATCGTCCAGGGGTGCTCCTCCATGAGCTTCAGCGCCGTGAGCCCGTCGGGCGCCGTCCCGATCGTGTAACCGTCCTTGCCGAGCCAGCCCGAGAGGGACTCCCGGATGATCTCCTCGTCATCGACGATCAGGATTCGCGTGTTCTTCTTGCTCATGGACGTCTCCGTTCTCCGAGAGTTCGCGGGTGCGGGCGCGGCAGGCGCGGCAAAGGACGGGGGACTTGGCGTCGACGTGTCGCAGGCTGGGCGAGCGCGCCATGGCGCAGCGCGCGTCGGCGCAGTGCAGGAGGCCGAACGTGTGCCCGAGCTCGTGCACGGCTTCCTTCTGGAGGCGCAGGGCGATGCGCGCCGCTTCGCCCGGGATGAGCGGCGTGTCGCCGAGGCGGGCCGTCGAGACGACGGCCGCGCGGCCGGACAGCTGCGCCTCGCCGAACACGAAGGTCAGAATCGGGATGAAGAGGTCGGCGTCGGTGACGCCGAGCACGCGGTGCGCGCCCTCGTGCCGGTCCTTCAGCCAGGCGAGGATCCGGGTGGAGGAGTGCTGGCCGCGGCGCGCGTCGAACGCGTCCTCGGGCCTCTCCGGCGAAAGGCCCACGCGGACGGCGCGGTCGAACTCGCGCTCGACGCTTCGGCGCACGCCCTCGAGAAGGTCCGCCGCGGGTCGTTTCTGGCCGAACCACAGGAGGAGGACCTCGCTCATGCGGCGGCGCCCGCCGGCGGCGCCGCCTCTCCGGCGAGCGGG
This Acidobacteriota bacterium DNA region includes the following protein-coding sequences:
- a CDS encoding sigma-54-dependent Fis family transcriptional regulator — translated: MSKKNTRILIVDDEEIIRESLSGWLGKDGYTIGTAPDGLTALKLMEEHPWTILLVDLKMPGIDGLEVLKRVKERWSDTAVLIMTAYATVDTAVNAMKAGAFDYVVKPFDPEEVSLVVEKIVAQQALVRENVILRKALKKEYRFHDLVTKSPALLATLELAKTAARSASTVLVLGESGTGKELLARAIHAESPRNGKPFVAMSCAALTETLLESELFGYEKGAFTGANARREGKFEAASGGTLFLDEIGDISPKLQLDLLRVLEERRVTRVGGTESLAVDVRIIAATNRDLRRAVEEGRFRQDLFYRLNVITITLIPLRDRKEDIPLLVDRLLEQLSSELKRPVERVSPEAMAILLAHTWPGNVRELRNVLERAIVVSEGPVLEARHLGLNLQEGSASGATPEHPASLEEIERQYIGSVLRQSGGNVTQAARILDIDRVTLYAKIRKYGLKRAEDGEFEPATPA
- a CDS encoding peptidase M54, whose protein sequence is MSEVLLLWFGQKRPAADLLEGVRRSVEREFDRAVRVGLSPERPEDAFDARRGQHSSTRILAWLKDRHEGAHRVLGVTDADLFIPILTFVFGEAQLSGRAAVVSTARLGDTPLIPGEAARIALRLQKEAVHELGHTFGLLHCADARCAMARSPSLRHVDAKSPVLCRACRARTRELSENGDVHEQEEHANPDRR